In Candidatus Chlorohelix allophototropha, one DNA window encodes the following:
- a CDS encoding homocysteine synthase — translation MADQNERQLGFETIALHGGQTADVATNSRAVPIYQTSSYVFNDTEHAADLFALRKFGNIYTRLMNPTTNVFEERVALLEGGVGALATSSGQAAEFLAILNIANSGDHIVSSASLYGGTYNLFHHTLPKMGIATTFVDPSNVENFRAAIKPNTKLIYAETVGNPKLDTLDIEAVANIAHENGIPLVIDNTLPSPYLIQPLKWGADIVVHSATKFIGGHGTSIGGIIVDGGKFDWGNGKFPGFTEPDDSYHGLRFVDLGAPAYILKARVQLLRDLGPAVSPFNSFLFLQGLETLPLRVERHSSNALKVAQFLEQHPKVTWVNYPGLESHSSHNIATKYHKNGYGAIIGFGIKGGLEAGRSFIDKLKLFSLLANVGDAKSLVIHPASTTHQQLSEAEQQATGVTPDFIRLSIGLETVDDIIFDLDQALNKSTY, via the coding sequence ATGGCAGACCAGAACGAAAGACAGCTAGGTTTTGAAACAATCGCTTTGCACGGTGGTCAAACTGCCGATGTGGCTACCAATTCTCGTGCCGTACCGATATACCAGACCAGTTCATACGTTTTTAATGACACCGAACATGCCGCCGACCTTTTTGCGCTTCGCAAGTTCGGCAACATTTATACCAGACTTATGAACCCCACCACCAACGTCTTTGAAGAGCGTGTCGCGTTGCTCGAAGGTGGAGTTGGCGCGTTGGCTACCAGCAGCGGTCAGGCTGCCGAGTTTCTGGCAATCCTGAATATCGCTAATTCCGGCGATCATATAGTGTCCTCTGCCAGCCTTTACGGTGGTACTTATAACCTGTTCCACCACACCTTGCCTAAGATGGGCATTGCAACCACTTTCGTTGACCCTTCTAATGTTGAAAACTTCCGCGCCGCCATCAAACCTAACACGAAGCTGATTTACGCTGAGACGGTCGGAAATCCCAAGTTGGATACGCTGGATATTGAAGCGGTAGCCAATATCGCACATGAAAATGGCATCCCATTAGTTATCGACAACACTCTGCCTAGCCCTTACCTGATTCAGCCCTTGAAATGGGGCGCAGATATTGTGGTACATTCTGCCACCAAGTTTATCGGCGGTCATGGAACCAGCATCGGCGGTATCATTGTGGACGGCGGTAAATTCGATTGGGGTAACGGCAAATTCCCCGGTTTCACCGAACCGGACGACAGCTATCATGGATTGCGCTTCGTAGATTTAGGCGCACCAGCTTACATCCTGAAAGCGCGGGTGCAATTGCTGCGCGACCTAGGACCTGCCGTCAGCCCTTTTAACAGCTTCTTGTTCCTGCAAGGTCTAGAAACGTTGCCATTGCGGGTTGAGCGCCATAGTTCCAACGCCTTGAAAGTTGCCCAATTCCTTGAGCAACATCCTAAAGTCACTTGGGTAAATTACCCCGGTCTGGAAAGCCACTCCAGCCACAATATCGCTACCAAGTACCATAAGAACGGTTATGGCGCGATTATCGGCTTTGGTATCAAGGGTGGTCTCGAAGCAGGACGCTCCTTTATCGACAAACTGAAGCTCTTTAGCTTGCTGGCAAACGTGGGTGATGCCAAATCATTGGTAATTCACCCTGCCAGCACAACCCATCAGCAGTTGAGCGAAGCTGAGCAACAGGCTACTGGCGTAACGCCCGATTTCATCCGCCTTTCAATCGGTCTGGAGACAGTGGATGACATCATCTTCGATTTGGATCAAGCGTTGAACAAATCAACCTATTAG
- a CDS encoding helix-turn-helix domain-containing protein, with the protein MLDAQWNNNAKLKVGNGIALREFKPQILSNDKPDQPVRKRGRRSLAELRASRGSNLIQIFTETGKTEANSLGGRVKLVRRRLGLSQQELAGAEYVASYISAIERDKIHPSLKALQLIAKRLGEPVEFFLYGGYGSSGMPEREDNSKTTELSLATALRDKLLEVQVLIERAGQFGDLQKSSELIQAEQLLDDLPRHQLSEYDRAQYLKLVGFLQLKRRNLEAARPALEEAVLLAQKTTQIAVVAETKNLIGNLYYLRKQVDQALLHHREAWEIICDNVDLIEPEVKLQVLSNLANDYLILGRQEESLSTFKEALKLEEEVFLPAQRAQIYFNLAESYRERGDLIRARNYSAISLNSFRQLNQRREMLRLSADVGDLLAINGREKQAEDLLNEAISLGKRETNLKGIDLALTNTSLSWLRLRENRIDDARQLASRAIEEAHNAGDIVTEGKALKIAADIEIRLGNADEARHLFEKAIATLELLNLPFVLGDIYKAYGEALENWGDFESAVNYLKKAYESKR; encoded by the coding sequence ATGTTGGACGCGCAATGGAATAATAACGCGAAGCTTAAGGTTGGCAACGGAATCGCGTTAAGAGAATTTAAGCCCCAAATCTTATCCAACGATAAGCCTGACCAACCGGTCAGGAAGCGTGGGCGAAGGTCGTTAGCAGAACTGAGAGCTTCCAGAGGCAGCAACTTAATTCAAATTTTTACAGAAACAGGAAAAACAGAAGCAAATTCATTAGGTGGCAGAGTTAAACTCGTTCGAAGGCGACTAGGGTTAAGCCAGCAAGAGCTTGCCGGTGCAGAATATGTAGCCAGTTATATTTCCGCAATTGAAAGAGATAAAATCCATCCTTCTCTCAAAGCGTTACAGCTAATTGCAAAAAGACTGGGTGAACCTGTAGAATTTTTCCTCTACGGCGGCTATGGGAGCAGCGGAATGCCGGAGCGGGAAGATAATTCCAAGACCACTGAGTTGAGTTTGGCTACCGCTCTCCGTGATAAATTATTGGAAGTGCAAGTGCTAATTGAGCGTGCCGGGCAATTTGGCGATTTGCAAAAAAGCAGTGAATTAATCCAAGCAGAGCAATTATTGGACGATCTGCCACGTCATCAACTTTCCGAATATGATCGTGCTCAATATTTGAAACTGGTAGGCTTTTTGCAACTGAAACGTCGGAATCTTGAAGCCGCTCGTCCTGCTTTGGAAGAAGCCGTGCTACTTGCTCAAAAAACCACGCAAATAGCTGTAGTTGCGGAAACCAAGAATCTAATTGGGAATCTTTATTATCTACGTAAACAGGTTGATCAGGCTTTGCTGCACCATCGCGAAGCTTGGGAAATTATCTGCGATAATGTTGACCTAATTGAGCCTGAAGTCAAACTTCAAGTTTTGAGTAATCTGGCTAATGATTATCTTATACTAGGTAGGCAGGAAGAATCCTTGAGCACCTTCAAAGAAGCTTTAAAACTTGAAGAAGAGGTGTTTTTACCAGCGCAACGTGCTCAAATTTACTTTAATCTGGCAGAATCTTACCGAGAACGCGGCGACCTTATTCGCGCTCGAAATTACTCCGCCATAAGTTTGAATTCCTTCCGTCAGCTAAACCAGCGGCGTGAAATGTTAAGGCTCAGCGCGGATGTTGGCGACCTACTGGCGATAAATGGACGCGAAAAACAGGCGGAAGACCTGCTTAACGAGGCAATCTCTCTCGGTAAGCGTGAAACCAATCTTAAAGGTATTGATTTAGCCCTTACCAATACGTCCCTTTCGTGGTTGCGCTTGCGCGAGAATCGCATTGATGATGCACGCCAGTTGGCAAGCCGTGCCATTGAAGAAGCCCACAATGCCGGAGATATAGTAACCGAAGGCAAAGCCCTCAAAATTGCCGCCGATATTGAGATCCGTCTTGGGAATGCGGATGAAGCACGGCATCTCTTTGAAAAAGCAATAGCTACGCTTGAGTTATTAAATCTACCATTTGTGCTTGGCGATATTTACAAAGCCTATGGAGAAGCCTTAGAGAATTGGGGGGATTTTGAGTCCGCGGTTAATTATCTGAAAAAGGCTTATGAATCGAAGCGTTAG
- a CDS encoding SAM hydrolase/SAM-dependent halogenase family protein — translation MAVITLTTDFGSLDGYVGMMKGVIHAINPQATVIDLTHEVEPQNILNGAYHVFNAHRHFAPGTIHVAVVDPGVGTNRRAIGMKIAERGYFIGPDNGLFSYFLNTYADLQVRELNNPAFHLSEISNTFHGRDIFAPVAAFLSRDAPFEQVGAVFDPSALVRLENILPEWHNLPDTKKILKGRVLHIDHFGNVISNIRREHLTHFGQEALNNARVSVPGQLLANGIRETYGTAENGEIIALFGSGGYLEIAQVNEQAAYVTTLIENSVYLKQRVVQIGFPFEVELPYWASNVPDLPPLL, via the coding sequence ATGGCAGTGATAACGCTTACCACCGATTTTGGTTCTCTTGATGGATATGTGGGCATGATGAAAGGGGTAATTCATGCTATCAATCCACAAGCTACGGTAATAGACCTGACGCACGAGGTAGAGCCACAAAACATCCTGAACGGCGCCTATCACGTCTTTAATGCCCATCGCCACTTTGCGCCCGGTACAATCCATGTAGCGGTGGTTGATCCGGGTGTAGGCACTAATCGCCGCGCCATCGGGATGAAAATAGCGGAAAGAGGTTATTTTATCGGACCGGATAACGGGCTTTTTTCATATTTCTTGAATACTTATGCTGATTTGCAAGTTAGAGAGTTAAACAACCCGGCTTTCCACCTTTCCGAAATCAGCAATACCTTTCACGGAAGAGATATTTTTGCTCCGGTAGCGGCTTTTCTTTCCAGAGATGCGCCATTCGAGCAGGTAGGCGCAGTATTCGACCCATCCGCACTGGTACGCCTAGAAAACATCCTGCCGGAATGGCATAATTTGCCAGATACTAAAAAAATCCTCAAGGGGAGAGTGCTGCATATTGACCACTTTGGCAATGTTATCAGCAATATTAGACGCGAGCATCTCACCCATTTCGGACAAGAAGCGTTAAATAATGCGCGTGTTTCAGTACCCGGTCAGCTTTTAGCCAACGGCATCCGCGAAACCTATGGTACGGCTGAAAATGGGGAGATTATCGCCCTATTCGGGAGTGGTGGGTATCTGGAAATAGCGCAAGTCAATGAACAGGCAGCATATGTCACAACCCTCATCGAAAACTCGGTTTATCTTAAACAGCGCGTAGTACAGATAGGTTTTCCTTTTGAGGTTGAATTACCTTATTGGGCTTCGAATGTGCCGGATTTGCCGCCGCTCTTATGA
- the metX gene encoding homoserine O-acetyltransferase MetX: protein MAIVRTSPLGIVSTQFYTFGSPNEGLRLECGQNFGPITVAYQTYGQLNEAHSNAILICHALTGDSHPAGIHAEDGRLGWWEIMVGPGKAFDTDRYYIICSNVLGGCKGTTGPASTNPATGKPYASNFPVITVEDMVRVQKKLVEYLGIDSLLAVVGGSMGGMQALAWCQLYPESVRAALPIATSPSLTAQGIAWNEIGRRAIMADQNWNGGNYYEPGQARPENGLAVARMLGHITYLSEESMEYKFGRQLRQKDDYSFSFNIDFEVESYLQHQGEIFNQRFDANSYLYITRAMDYYDMTRGKSSLTEAFANTNAAYLFISFSSDWLYPPYQSELMSKAAREAGRYVEYVNITAPNGHDSFLLESEHQAPLISEFLEKIFKG from the coding sequence GTGGCGATAGTTAGAACCAGTCCCCTTGGCATAGTAAGCACACAATTCTATACTTTCGGCAGCCCTAACGAAGGTTTGCGCCTAGAATGCGGGCAAAATTTTGGACCAATCACGGTAGCGTACCAAACTTATGGACAACTGAACGAGGCACATTCTAACGCCATCCTAATTTGCCACGCCCTTACAGGTGATTCACATCCTGCCGGCATACATGCCGAAGATGGCAGGTTGGGCTGGTGGGAAATTATGGTTGGTCCGGGGAAGGCTTTCGACACCGACCGTTACTACATTATCTGCTCCAATGTGCTGGGTGGTTGCAAAGGCACTACCGGTCCAGCTTCGACTAATCCCGCTACCGGCAAGCCTTATGCCTCTAATTTCCCGGTTATTACGGTGGAAGATATGGTGCGGGTTCAAAAAAAGTTGGTTGAATATCTGGGTATAGATAGCCTGTTGGCGGTAGTAGGAGGCAGCATGGGAGGGATGCAAGCGTTGGCATGGTGTCAGTTATATCCCGAAAGTGTACGGGCGGCTTTGCCAATTGCCACTTCTCCAAGTCTGACCGCACAAGGTATCGCGTGGAACGAAATCGGGCGACGCGCAATTATGGCAGATCAAAATTGGAACGGCGGAAACTACTATGAGCCGGGACAAGCGCGCCCCGAAAATGGCTTGGCAGTAGCTCGTATGTTGGGGCATATAACCTACCTGAGTGAAGAGTCAATGGAGTACAAATTCGGGCGGCAGTTGCGCCAAAAAGATGATTATAGCTTTAGTTTTAATATAGATTTTGAAGTGGAAAGCTATCTCCAACATCAGGGTGAGATTTTCAACCAGCGATTTGATGCCAATTCCTACTTATACATAACCCGCGCTATGGATTATTACGATATGACGCGTGGCAAGAGTAGCCTAACAGAGGCATTCGCCAATACAAACGCTGCGTATCTATTCATCAGTTTTAGCAGCGATTGGCTATATCCACCCTACCAGAGTGAGCTTATGTCAAAGGCGGCACGTGAAGCAGGACGCTACGTAGAATACGTAAATATAACAGCGCCCAATGGTCACGACTCATTTCTGTTAGAGTCGGAACATCAGGCACCGTTAATCAGCGAATTTTTAGAGAAAATATTTAAAGGCTAA
- a CDS encoding TldD/PmbA family protein, whose translation MTTENAQVALGFFQTRYGIDQNILNDLLAVAMSRGGDFAELYSEYRQTSLLNYEDQAVRQSSGGITQGMGVRVVQGDSVGYAYSEDFSIESLKHAATTAAQIANSSQGKVNPVDATILSGANLYPIEKPTIDARALEKLEIIRRVDKAARAHDPSISKVSVIFADELKRVLIATSDGRLAADVQPLFTIRASVIAEKDGKRERGFKSASARRGLEYFDQIISPEEVGVLAAKQAVTNLSAIEAPAGVMPVVLGAGESGVLLHEAVGHGLEGDFNYKKLSNYSDRVGEKVASELCSVVDDGTVPHTRGTLNIDDEGNPTHYNVLIENGLLRGYMQDRISSTQMSVAPTGNGRRESFRKYPMTRMTNTYMLNGETPFDDLIKAVPRGLYCVEYGGGQVDINSGDFVFIVTEAYMIEDGQITAPVKGVNLIGNGPDVLSKVTMVANDFQLAGNGGMCGKNGQSVPVSLGMPSVLVSSITVGGTAA comes from the coding sequence ATGACCACCGAAAATGCACAAGTGGCTCTCGGATTTTTCCAGACCCGCTATGGAATAGATCAAAATATTTTAAACGACCTGCTGGCAGTAGCGATGAGCAGAGGCGGGGATTTTGCAGAGCTTTACAGTGAATATCGTCAAACTAGCCTGCTTAACTACGAAGACCAAGCGGTTCGTCAATCCAGTGGAGGAATAACGCAGGGCATGGGGGTTCGGGTAGTGCAGGGCGATTCGGTAGGCTATGCTTACAGTGAAGATTTCTCTATTGAGAGCCTGAAGCATGCCGCCACTACTGCCGCCCAAATTGCTAACTCATCTCAGGGCAAGGTAAACCCGGTGGATGCCACTATCCTTTCAGGCGCTAATCTCTACCCTATTGAAAAACCGACTATTGATGCCCGCGCTCTTGAAAAGCTGGAAATTATTCGCCGGGTTGATAAAGCGGCACGCGCCCATGACCCTTCGATTTCAAAAGTATCGGTTATATTTGCAGATGAGCTAAAGCGGGTGCTGATTGCTACCAGCGATGGGCGACTTGCCGCTGATGTGCAACCGCTTTTTACTATACGTGCGAGCGTAATTGCGGAAAAAGACGGGAAGCGTGAAAGAGGTTTTAAAAGCGCTTCGGCGCGGCGGGGGCTGGAATATTTTGATCAGATTATCTCACCTGAAGAAGTGGGCGTGTTGGCAGCAAAACAGGCTGTTACTAATCTGAGCGCGATAGAAGCGCCTGCCGGAGTGATGCCGGTGGTGTTAGGCGCAGGCGAATCGGGCGTGTTGCTGCATGAAGCGGTAGGTCACGGCCTCGAAGGCGATTTTAACTACAAGAAACTCAGTAATTACAGCGATCGGGTAGGTGAGAAGGTCGCATCTGAACTATGTTCGGTGGTGGACGATGGAACTGTTCCCCATACTCGCGGCACGCTCAACATTGATGATGAAGGCAACCCCACTCATTACAATGTGCTGATTGAGAACGGCTTGCTACGTGGCTACATGCAAGATCGTATCAGCAGCACGCAGATGAGCGTTGCACCAACGGGCAACGGACGGCGTGAGAGTTTCCGCAAATATCCGATGACTCGTATGACCAATACCTATATGCTGAACGGCGAAACTCCATTTGATGATTTGATCAAAGCGGTGCCGCGTGGCTTGTATTGCGTGGAATACGGTGGTGGGCAAGTTGATATAAATAGCGGTGACTTCGTTTTTATCGTAACTGAGGCATACATGATTGAAGACGGACAAATTACTGCTCCCGTAAAGGGCGTGAACCTGATCGGCAATGGGCCTGATGTGCTTTCAAAGGTGACGATGGTAGCGAACGACTTTCAGTTAGCCGGGAACGGCGGCATGTGCGGTAAAAATGGGCAAAGCGTACCGGTCAGTCTGGGAATGCCCAGTGTACTGGTAAGCAGTATCACGGTTGGCGGCACAGCCGCATAG
- a CDS encoding MMPL family transporter, producing MSVHVAVTTKTKRSFTVRIGMWCARHAWLVIILWLVICGSLFATGQLVGTRTYGITDDVGLEKLDSIRAGSVFDANGGSEASETLYGIINHPDLKVTSPEFKAKIASVVIALRSATYLQDGIPAAVFSQVIDPTNTLPLLGLNSMDGSASRIQATIQGERELVKKKISAVRPLLTELTNQGSEFKVFFFSSTIINNEALELAAHELDGSLKITIPATFIILLIAFGTLAAALIPLFLAISSLMAAFGILAIYSNTTNGVDSNTTQLIVLMGLAVGIDYSLFMITRYRAERRRGRDKLTAIEIASGTAGRAVFFSGMVVIISLAGLFIIGIPTFISMAIATIGVVLVSVIGSFTLIPAVLAVLGNGVNWGRIPYFGRERNEGSGFWSKLVHRVMQHPLIMVSVVTVLLIALALPLFQFKLGNNGLDGLPDSLASVQAIHLLTDKWPQGTILRMNVVITNADKPETKQAIDNFTEVALKTNGLSGPVDKSLSRNGKALRLSIIMSGNRNDQSNKDLIRSIRNELIPRYFGSLPGVTALVSGATALTIDTTKLYMDALPLIFVFVLGLSFILLLVAFHSLVIPIKAIILNLLSTGASYGVLVLVFQEGWFSDQLGFRPTGVIESFVPLFLFTILFGLSMDYHLFILTRIKEAKDRGMPSDEAVEKGISITSGVITSAAAIMVVVFGVFVTLRIIIIKQLGLGLAVAVFVDATIIRSILLPAAMQLLGEMNWYIPRFLDWIPQVTIEGEPEEAKKGEELESTYIN from the coding sequence ATGAGTGTCCACGTGGCTGTGACCACAAAAACCAAGCGGTCTTTTACTGTACGCATAGGTATGTGGTGTGCCAGACATGCATGGCTGGTTATCATTCTTTGGTTGGTTATTTGCGGCAGCCTATTCGCCACCGGACAACTGGTAGGTACTAGGACTTATGGCATTACCGATGATGTAGGACTAGAAAAACTCGATTCAATTCGTGCGGGTTCAGTTTTTGATGCAAATGGCGGGAGTGAAGCCTCAGAAACGCTTTACGGTATAATCAATCACCCCGATCTTAAAGTAACCAGCCCTGAATTTAAAGCTAAAATTGCAAGTGTAGTTATTGCGTTACGTAGCGCTACCTATCTTCAAGACGGAATACCCGCTGCCGTTTTTTCGCAGGTAATTGATCCTACTAACACTTTGCCTTTGCTTGGTTTAAACAGTATGGACGGAAGTGCCAGCCGTATTCAGGCAACAATTCAGGGGGAACGCGAGTTAGTCAAGAAAAAAATCAGTGCCGTACGTCCTCTCCTGACGGAACTCACCAATCAAGGGAGTGAATTCAAAGTATTTTTTTTCAGTTCTACTATCATTAATAATGAGGCACTCGAATTAGCAGCCCATGAACTGGATGGCTCGTTAAAAATTACTATTCCTGCAACATTCATAATTTTATTGATTGCCTTCGGTACTTTAGCTGCCGCATTGATACCTTTATTTCTGGCGATTTCATCCTTGATGGCTGCCTTCGGAATTTTGGCGATTTACAGCAATACCACAAACGGAGTTGATTCCAATACTACCCAACTCATTGTGTTGATGGGCTTGGCAGTTGGTATTGATTATTCGCTTTTCATGATCACACGCTACCGGGCAGAGCGTAGGCGAGGGCGTGACAAACTCACCGCAATCGAAATAGCCAGCGGTACCGCAGGACGCGCAGTTTTCTTCAGTGGAATGGTCGTAATTATTTCGCTGGCAGGGCTGTTTATCATCGGTATTCCTACGTTTATATCTATGGCAATTGCTACCATTGGGGTTGTGTTGGTGTCGGTAATCGGTAGTTTTACCCTTATTCCGGCGGTATTAGCGGTGTTGGGCAACGGTGTAAATTGGGGGCGTATCCCTTATTTTGGGCGAGAACGCAATGAGGGTAGCGGTTTTTGGAGTAAATTGGTTCATCGGGTAATGCAACACCCGCTAATTATGGTCAGTGTTGTTACGGTGTTACTGATAGCTTTGGCGTTACCACTATTCCAATTCAAATTGGGAAATAATGGGTTAGATGGTTTGCCCGATTCGCTTGCTAGCGTGCAGGCAATCCATTTGTTAACAGATAAATGGCCGCAAGGTACAATCCTCAGAATGAATGTGGTAATTACAAACGCCGACAAACCTGAAACCAAACAAGCAATCGACAATTTCACCGAAGTCGCCCTAAAAACAAACGGTCTTAGCGGTCCGGTAGATAAATCGCTTTCCCGCAACGGTAAGGCGCTACGTCTCAGTATTATTATGTCAGGCAACCGCAATGATCAATCCAATAAAGACCTGATAAGGTCGATTCGAAATGAGCTTATACCACGTTATTTTGGTAGCTTGCCGGGAGTTACCGCGCTGGTTAGCGGCGCAACCGCCCTTACCATAGATACTACCAAGCTTTATATGGATGCCTTACCGCTTATATTCGTTTTCGTATTGGGGTTAAGCTTTATCTTACTATTGGTAGCCTTCCATTCGTTGGTAATACCTATCAAAGCCATTATTCTGAACCTGTTATCTACCGGAGCATCCTATGGCGTACTGGTACTGGTATTTCAAGAAGGCTGGTTTAGCGACCAACTTGGTTTCAGACCAACCGGAGTAATCGAGAGTTTTGTGCCGCTTTTCCTTTTCACCATTCTATTCGGGTTAAGTATGGATTATCATCTTTTTATTCTGACCAGAATCAAAGAGGCTAAAGATCGAGGAATGCCTTCGGATGAAGCTGTGGAAAAGGGCATTAGTATTACCTCTGGGGTTATCACCAGCGCGGCGGCAATCATGGTAGTGGTATTTGGGGTGTTTGTCACCTTGCGCATCATCATAATCAAACAATTGGGGTTAGGCTTGGCTGTCGCAGTATTTGTTGATGCTACAATTATCCGCAGCATTTTATTACCGGCAGCAATGCAATTGCTAGGAGAAATGAACTGGTACATTCCGCGCTTTCTGGACTGGATTCCGCAAGTCACCATTGAGGGTGAGCCTGAGGAGGCTAAGAAAGGCGAAGAGTTAGAAAGTACCTATATCAATTAG
- the glyA gene encoding serine hydroxymethyltransferase yields the protein MDYKRPWVSPESQEFYNKYVSHYRNLLPSGFESEVEQMLEMHARFMDYECISLYAGTNIMNPRAARFQAASVGSRPSLGYPGDKYETGLQYAEQLEIMVVEILRRIFKCDYVEFRVGSGSLANLYAYMACTKPGDRIMALSNAAAGHVTHHTPGAAGLYGLEVHDIPFDGERMAVDLAKLEAEAQRLKPKLIILGGSLALFPYPVKEVRAIADRVGAWLMFDAAHVSGIIAGGEFQQPLAEGAHLMTCSTYKSFGGPAGGLVLTNMPELAERLDKIAYPGLTANFDLSRTAALVVAASDILEFGQEYARVCIANAQKLAEELAEGGAPVHSAKGRGFTMSHHIAIQAAAYKGGTTASRQLEKANILTSGIGLPLPELPNDFNAIRIGTQEITRWGFKPNDMPELAQLINRVLVKGEVPESVQPDVIAMRQRFQQLHYIRA from the coding sequence ATGGACTATAAACGCCCGTGGGTTTCTCCCGAATCTCAAGAATTTTACAATAAGTATGTTTCTCACTATCGTAATTTGCTACCTTCCGGTTTTGAGTCTGAGGTTGAGCAAATGCTGGAAATGCATGCCCGTTTTATGGATTATGAGTGTATCAGTTTGTATGCCGGTACAAACATTATGAACCCGCGTGCAGCGCGTTTTCAAGCCGCCAGTGTGGGAAGTCGCCCCAGTCTCGGCTATCCCGGTGACAAGTATGAAACCGGATTACAGTACGCCGAACAATTGGAAATTATGGTGGTGGAAATCCTGCGGCGCATCTTTAAATGCGATTATGTGGAGTTCAGGGTTGGAAGCGGTTCTCTTGCAAATCTTTATGCGTATATGGCTTGCACCAAACCCGGCGACAGAATAATGGCGCTTTCAAACGCCGCCGCCGGACATGTTACCCACCATACACCGGGTGCGGCGGGCTTGTACGGCTTAGAGGTTCACGATATTCCTTTTGATGGCGAGCGTATGGCGGTTGACCTTGCGAAACTAGAGGCAGAAGCGCAACGTCTTAAACCAAAACTTATCATTCTGGGCGGTAGTCTTGCGCTATTCCCCTATCCGGTAAAAGAAGTTAGAGCCATAGCCGATAGGGTTGGAGCGTGGTTGATGTTTGATGCGGCGCATGTTTCCGGGATTATCGCGGGTGGCGAGTTTCAGCAACCGCTGGCGGAGGGCGCACACCTAATGACCTGCTCTACTTACAAGTCTTTTGGAGGTCCGGCGGGCGGGTTGGTACTAACCAATATGCCTGAACTGGCAGAGCGGTTGGACAAGATAGCCTATCCGGGTTTAACTGCCAACTTCGACCTAAGTCGCACCGCTGCGCTGGTGGTAGCTGCCTCAGATATTTTAGAATTTGGGCAGGAATATGCCCGTGTCTGTATTGCGAATGCCCAGAAGTTGGCGGAGGAATTGGCAGAAGGCGGCGCTCCGGTTCACAGCGCAAAAGGACGAGGCTTTACTATGTCACATCATATAGCAATTCAAGCAGCAGCATATAAAGGTGGCACTACCGCCTCACGGCAGCTTGAAAAGGCGAATATCCTGACTAGTGGCATCGGCTTACCTTTGCCAGAGCTTCCAAATGATTTTAATGCAATTCGCATCGGTACGCAGGAAATTACCCGTTGGGGCTTCAAACCTAACGATATGCCCGAACTGGCACAACTCATCAATCGAGTGCTGGTCAAAGGAGAAGTGCCGGAAAGCGTACAGCCAGATGTAATCGCAATGCGCCAACGTTTCCAGCAACTGCACTATATAAGAGCCTAG
- the moaC gene encoding cyclic pyranopterin monophosphate synthase MoaC, producing the protein MSELTHFNEEGRARMVDLSEKAITDRRAVARGAVVMQPETLQLIRDGRVKKGDVLAVAQIAGIMAAKKTHEIIPMCHPLLLSGINLRFELDDSQNSVLIEAEVKTTSQTGVEMEALTAVSAAALTIYDMVKAVDRSMRIENIRLAHKSGGKSGTFEAQ; encoded by the coding sequence ATGAGCGAATTGACCCATTTTAACGAAGAAGGACGCGCCCGGATGGTGGATCTGTCCGAAAAAGCGATTACAGACCGCCGCGCGGTGGCACGTGGTGCGGTGGTGATGCAACCTGAAACCTTGCAACTTATCAGGGATGGGCGTGTGAAGAAGGGGGATGTGTTGGCAGTGGCACAGATAGCCGGAATTATGGCGGCTAAAAAAACTCATGAAATAATTCCAATGTGCCACCCGCTACTCTTGAGCGGGATTAATCTGCGCTTTGAACTGGATGATTCCCAAAACTCGGTGCTGATTGAGGCAGAAGTAAAAACCACCAGCCAAACCGGAGTTGAAATGGAAGCGCTTACGGCGGTTAGCGCGGCTGCTCTGACCATTTACGATATGGTAAAAGCAGTTGACCGGAGTATGCGTATTGAGAATATTAGACTTGCTCATAAGAGCGGCGGCAAATCCGGCACATTCGAAGCCCAATAA